Proteins encoded together in one Planctomyces sp. SH-PL14 window:
- the cphA gene encoding cyanophycin synthetase, whose amino-acid sequence MEIRKVLALRGPNIWANFPVLEAWVDLQELKDSPSDSLPGFNERVMAWLPSMIEHRCSVGERGGFFERLRRGTWMGHILEHVTLELQTLAGNEVGFGRARESNEEGVYKVAIEFHEEKLGREALQTGLRLCLAAVYDRPFDIVEEIARLRDLVQDVCLGPSTKSIVDAAVKRGIPYRRLNDESLIQFGHGVHQRRIRAAETDRTSAIGEAIAQDKELTRRLLAEVGVPVPQGEPVFSETEAWETAQDIGLPVVVKPQDGNQGRGVALNLTTEEQVRQAYRNAREESSKVLVEQYVAGGDYRLLVINGKLIAAAKREPAQLIGDGAHTISDLIDIANADPRRGDYHATPLSKLKLDSIATAVLAEQGMTAESVPERGQVVLIRRNANLSTGGTAADVTDEVHPEIAARAVEAAGVVGLDVAGIDLVATSVSVPLEQSGGRFVEVNAAPGLRMHVFPSSGTPRPVGEAFIDMMFPNNQAGRIPVVAVTGVNGKTTTTRFIAHILRGTNKCVGFTCTDGITIGDRRIDVGDCSGPKSARAVLANPKVEMAVLETARGGILREGLGFDRCDIAVVTNIGEGDHLGLNDIDTLEKLAKVKRCIVDVVATTGYAILNAADPLVVEMAPKCPGSVIFFARSGENEVIAEHRRKGGRAVYTRDNTVVLATGDHEINLMSLDRVPLTHAGRIGFQVENTLSAIAAAWGLGIPAELIRIRAENFIPTFDQNPGRFNILDINGATVVIDYGHNSSALIALVDAIQGFPHRKRAIVYSTAGDRRDQDLVRQGEILKTNFDRVVLYEGDYCRGREPGEIIKLISQGIGEGGRTTKVCQVQGALAACELALSKLDPEELMVIQADVVDETVEYLRQRYGVHLPVPLQQRTRQ is encoded by the coding sequence ATGGAAATCCGCAAAGTGCTCGCCTTGCGGGGTCCAAACATCTGGGCAAATTTTCCCGTACTCGAAGCATGGGTGGATTTGCAGGAACTGAAGGACAGCCCGTCGGATTCGCTCCCGGGTTTCAATGAACGGGTCATGGCGTGGCTGCCGTCCATGATCGAACATCGCTGCAGCGTGGGCGAACGGGGCGGCTTCTTTGAGCGCCTCCGCCGCGGGACCTGGATGGGCCACATCCTCGAGCACGTGACGCTCGAACTCCAGACGCTGGCCGGGAACGAAGTCGGATTCGGCCGCGCCCGCGAAAGCAATGAAGAAGGCGTTTACAAAGTCGCGATCGAATTTCACGAAGAGAAGCTCGGCCGCGAGGCGCTGCAGACCGGTCTGCGGCTCTGCCTGGCGGCGGTCTACGATCGCCCGTTCGACATCGTCGAAGAAATCGCCCGCCTGCGGGACCTGGTGCAGGACGTCTGCCTCGGCCCGAGCACGAAGTCGATCGTCGACGCCGCCGTGAAGCGGGGGATTCCGTATCGCCGGCTGAACGACGAAAGCCTGATCCAGTTCGGCCACGGCGTCCACCAGCGGCGGATCCGCGCCGCCGAGACCGACCGGACGAGCGCCATCGGCGAAGCGATTGCCCAGGACAAGGAACTGACCCGCCGTCTGCTGGCGGAAGTCGGCGTCCCGGTTCCGCAAGGGGAGCCGGTGTTCAGCGAGACCGAAGCGTGGGAGACGGCGCAGGACATCGGCCTGCCGGTCGTCGTCAAGCCGCAGGACGGCAACCAGGGGCGGGGCGTCGCCCTCAACCTGACAACCGAAGAGCAGGTCCGTCAGGCGTACCGGAACGCCCGCGAGGAGAGCTCGAAGGTCCTCGTCGAGCAGTACGTCGCGGGGGGGGATTACCGCCTCCTCGTCATCAACGGCAAGCTGATCGCCGCCGCCAAGCGCGAACCGGCCCAGCTCATCGGTGACGGCGCCCACACGATTTCCGACCTGATCGATATCGCCAACGCCGATCCGCGCCGCGGGGACTATCACGCCACCCCGCTCAGCAAGCTCAAGCTCGACTCGATCGCCACCGCGGTCCTGGCGGAGCAGGGGATGACGGCGGAATCGGTTCCAGAGCGGGGCCAGGTCGTCCTGATCCGCCGCAACGCGAACCTCAGCACCGGCGGGACCGCCGCCGATGTGACCGATGAGGTCCATCCGGAGATCGCCGCCCGTGCCGTCGAAGCGGCCGGAGTCGTCGGTCTCGATGTCGCCGGGATCGATCTCGTGGCGACCTCCGTCTCCGTGCCGCTCGAGCAGTCGGGGGGACGGTTCGTCGAGGTCAACGCGGCCCCGGGGCTGCGGATGCACGTCTTCCCGTCGTCGGGGACCCCCCGGCCGGTCGGCGAAGCGTTCATCGATATGATGTTCCCGAACAACCAGGCGGGCCGGATTCCGGTCGTCGCCGTCACCGGCGTCAACGGGAAAACGACGACCACGCGGTTCATCGCCCACATCCTGCGGGGGACGAACAAGTGCGTCGGGTTCACCTGCACCGACGGGATCACGATCGGCGATCGGCGGATCGATGTCGGCGACTGCAGCGGGCCCAAGAGCGCCCGCGCCGTCTTGGCGAATCCCAAGGTCGAGATGGCGGTTCTCGAAACCGCCCGCGGGGGGATCCTCCGCGAAGGTCTCGGCTTTGACCGCTGCGACATCGCCGTCGTCACGAACATCGGCGAAGGGGACCACCTCGGCCTCAACGACATCGATACGCTCGAGAAACTGGCGAAGGTCAAACGCTGCATCGTCGATGTGGTGGCCACGACCGGCTACGCGATCCTGAACGCCGCCGATCCGCTTGTCGTCGAGATGGCTCCGAAGTGCCCTGGTAGCGTGATCTTCTTTGCCCGCTCGGGCGAGAACGAGGTCATTGCCGAGCACCGCCGCAAGGGGGGCCGTGCGGTCTACACCCGTGACAACACGGTGGTCCTGGCGACCGGCGATCACGAGATCAACCTGATGTCCCTCGACCGTGTGCCGCTGACGCACGCCGGCCGCATCGGGTTCCAGGTCGAGAACACCCTCTCGGCGATCGCCGCCGCGTGGGGGCTGGGGATCCCGGCCGAGCTGATCCGGATCCGGGCGGAGAACTTCATCCCGACGTTCGACCAGAACCCGGGACGGTTCAACATCCTCGACATCAACGGCGCGACCGTCGTCATCGACTACGGCCACAACTCGTCGGCCCTGATCGCTCTCGTCGATGCCATCCAGGGGTTCCCTCACCGCAAGCGGGCGATCGTCTACTCGACCGCCGGCGACCGGCGGGACCAAGACCTCGTCCGGCAGGGGGAGATCCTCAAGACGAACTTCGACCGCGTGGTCCTCTATGAAGGGGACTACTGCCGCGGCCGCGAACCGGGCGAGATCATCAAGCTGATCTCGCAGGGGATCGGCGAAGGGGGCCGGACGACGAAGGTCTGCCAGGTCCAGGGGGCGCTCGCCGCGTGCGAGCTGGCTCTCTCGAAGCTCGACCCCGAAGAACTGATGGTGATCCAGGCGGACGTCGTCGACGAGACGGTCGAATATCTGCGGCAGCGGTACGGCGTGCATCTGCCGGTCCCGCTCCAGCAGCGGACCCGGCAGTAA